From Vitis vinifera cultivar Pinot Noir 40024 chromosome 14, ASM3070453v1, a single genomic window includes:
- the LOC100253879 gene encoding probable transcription factor At3g04930 — MASAEDPTTVFGEEDLDDDEDEDSEEEEENLALPSHQDDDVLDEDDEDDEDDDVLDEASASPSTSGDPHISSSSVAPVVTVPVVTVAVPGVPNGEPIPAAVDSASDPKRPRAGEEKKPFDESRRLFQRLWTDEDEIELLQGFLEYSAQRGPNSSSHHHDTTAFYDQIKSKLQLDFNKNQLVEKLRRLKKKYRNVVSRISSGKEFSFKSPHDQSTFEISRKIWSTTTAITGVPEETVLEDDDANPNPNPTTNPSPNPNPTPKGFNSYSIDVNSAEKKVPRSRKRSRAKLDEKPVLNNQNHEMPSSIPSLIEETVRSCLSPLFKELLHNAVNGPSCGARGFGGMALNPMPLSFGGTEVTDERWRKQQILELEVYSKRLELVQEQIRSALQELRGMGS, encoded by the coding sequence ATGGCCTCTGCGGAAGACCCCACCACCGTCTTCGGGGAAGAAGACCTAGACGACGATGAGGACGAAGACAGcgaagaggaggaggagaatCTAGCCTTGCCCTCCCACCAAGACGACGACGTTTTGGATGAAGATGATGAGGATGACGAAGACGACGACGTTTTGGACGAGGCCTCCGCTTCACCTTCCACCTCTGGTGATCCTCATATCTCCTCTTCCTCCGTCGCTCCTGTTGTTACAGTTCCGGTGGTCACCGTCGCCGTCCCCGGCGTACCCAACGGCGAGCCCATCCCTGCCGCTGTGGACTCTGCTTCCGATCCGAAGCGGCCTCGTGCCGGTGAGGAGAAGAAGCCCTTTGACGAGTCTCGGAGACTGTTTCAGCGGCTGTGGACCGACGAGGATGAGATCGAGCTGTTGCAGGGGTTTCTGGAGTACAGTGCGCAGCGAGGCCCCAACAGTTCCTCCCACCATCATGATACGACTGCGTTTTACGATCAGATCAAGTCAAAATTGCAGCTTGATTTCAATAAGAACCAGCTTGTGGAGAAGCTCCGGAGGTTGAAGAAGAAGTACCGGAACGTCGTGAGTCGGATCAGCTCCGGTAAGGAATTTTCCTTTAAAAGCCCTCACGATCAGTCCACTTTTGAAATCTCTCGCAAAATTTGGAGCACCACCACGGCCATCACCGGTGTCCCAGAAGAAACCGTGCTCGAAGACGATGAcgcaaaccctaaccctaaccccaCCACCAACCCTAGTCCCAATCCCAATCCCACCCCTAAAGGGTTCAACAGTTATAGCATCGATGTGAATAGTGCGGAGAAGAAGGTGCCTAGGTCGCGAAAACGATCTAGAGCGAAGCTTGATGAAAAGCCTGTGCTGAATAATCAGAATCACGAAATGCCATCCTCGATTCCGAGCTTAATTGAGGAAACGGTGAGGAGTTGTTTATCGCCGTTGTTCAAGGAATTGCTGCATAATGCGGTTAATGGGCCATCATGTGGTGCAAGAGGGTTTGGAGGTATGGCTTTGAATCCAATGCCCTTGAGTTTTGGAGGCACAGAGGTGACGGATGAGAGGTGGAGAAAGCAACAGATTTTGGAGTTGGAGGTGTACTCAAAGCGATTGGAGTTGGTGCAAGAACAGATTAGATCAGCATTACAGGAGCTGAGAGGTATGGGAAGTTGA